In Bacillota bacterium, a genomic segment contains:
- a CDS encoding S8 family serine peptidase, with the protein MVCCSAGSDGPEPMTISTPGIHPAAITAGAADDHRAVDRSDDTVAPFSSRGPTPDGVTKPDVVLPGVKITSLLAPLSLLARQQEQRPRDKRHPLTR; encoded by the coding sequence GTGGTCTGCTGCTCGGCGGGAAGCGACGGGCCGGAGCCGATGACCATCTCAACGCCGGGGATTCATCCAGCCGCGATAACCGCTGGCGCGGCCGATGACCACCGGGCGGTCGACCGTTCGGATGATACGGTGGCGCCCTTCTCCAGCCGGGGGCCGACGCCTGATGGGGTGACAAAACCGGACGTGGTGCTGCCGGGAGTCAAGATCACGTCGCTGCTTGCGCCGCTCTCCCTGCTGGCCAGGCAGCAGGAGCAGCGGCCACGAGATAAACGGCACCCTCTCACCAGATGA
- a CDS encoding type II toxin-antitoxin system VapC family toxin: MRALLDTHAFLWWVTDDPNLSQRVREVIGDGQNEILFSTASAWEIAIKAGLGRVQFPADLEGFITEQVHRNAFEVLPVQLSHALKVFGLPDYHRDPFDRMLVAQALVEGIPILSADSQFARYPVQVIW, translated from the coding sequence ATGAGAGCATTGCTGGACACACACGCTTTCCTCTGGTGGGTGACGGATGACCCGAACCTATCGCAACGCGTCCGGGAGGTCATCGGCGACGGACAGAACGAGATCCTCTTCAGCACGGCCAGCGCCTGGGAAATCGCCATCAAAGCAGGGCTCGGACGGGTGCAATTCCCGGCGGACCTCGAAGGCTTCATCACCGAGCAGGTGCACCGCAACGCGTTTGAGGTGCTGCCTGTACAGCTGAGCCACGCCCTCAAGGTTTTCGGCTTACCCGACTACCATCGTGATCCGTTCGACCGCATGCTGGTCGCACAGGCGCTGGTAGAAGGCATCCCGATCTTGAGTGCTGACTCGCAGTTCGCCCGCTACCCGGTCCAGGTCATCTGGTGA
- a CDS encoding type II toxin-antitoxin system Phd/YefM family antitoxin, giving the protein MSITVNVHQAKTHLSRLLERVRQGEDVVIAKAGRPIARLIPVREEVARRVPGSARGLIRVSADFDAPLPDGVQRGFEQ; this is encoded by the coding sequence GTGTCCATAACGGTTAACGTGCATCAGGCGAAAACCCACCTGTCGCGGCTGCTGGAGCGGGTGCGTCAGGGCGAGGACGTTGTCATCGCGAAGGCGGGGAGACCCATAGCGCGACTCATCCCGGTCCGGGAGGAAGTGGCGCGCCGTGTTCCGGGCAGCGCCAGAGGGCTCATACGGGTAAGTGCCGACTTCGATGCTCCGCTACCAGACGGAGTCCAGCGGGGCTTCGAACAATGA